A stretch of the Vitis vinifera cultivar Pinot Noir 40024 chromosome 16, ASM3070453v1 genome encodes the following:
- the LOC100251011 gene encoding rust resistance kinase Lr10-like, with translation MDRYLCLFLFLFLTLFVEMRGGRDECMTSNGCGDQGPLIRFPFRLKHQPHHCGYPGFELSCTENNQTMLDLPVSVKLLVKKIVYKSREIIVQDPDNCLARQLRNLNLAASPFHFKFERDFILFNCSSDKTESSRFQSIPCLSIPGNPVYAVYSYLSVQYTDLSSCRRLYNASAPEDFMFIESAFSLKWSKSICGSCPGGGKICRLKKSNSTEPETECIKVKGVSKKIIVTGAIFGFFLLVLVIVMLYRVYSSDKVERENRVKVKKFLEDYEALKPSRYSYVDVKRITSQFKDKLGQGGYGTVYKGKLSDEVFVAVKILNNSQGNGEEFINEVATMGTIHHVNIVRLVGFCADRFKRALIYEYLPNESLEKFIFSRVVKNYTLSWKKLQEIAIGIAKGIEYLHQGCDKRILHFDIKPHNILLDHNFNPKISDFGLAKLCSKEQSAVSMTIVRGTMGYIAPEVLSRNFGNVSYKSDVYSFGMLLLEMVGGRKNIDVSVESTSQVYFPEWIYNHLDIGEELHIRIEEEGDVEIAKKLAIVGLSCIQWCPVDRPSMKIVVQMLEGEGDKLTMPPNPFASTIPTNLSKPGRVFQQELAIISELE, from the exons ATGGATCGATATCTctgtttgtttttgttcttgttCCTGACCTTGTTTGTGGAGATGAGAGGGGGCCGAGATGAGTGCATGACATCGAATGGTTGTGGCGACCAGGGTCCACTCATCCGGTTCCCTTTCCGTCTAAAACACCAGCCACACCACTGTGGATATCCGGGATTTGAGTTATCTTGCACTGAGAATAATCAGACCATGCTAGACCTGCCAGTTTCGGTAAAGCTCTTGGTGAAGAAAATAGTTTACAAATCCCGGGAAATCATTGTCCAGGACCCGGATAATTGCCTTGCGAGACAGCTTCGAAACCTCAATTTAGCTGCCTCCCCCTTCCACTTCAAATTTGAACGGGACTTCATCTTGTTCAATTGTTCCTCAGACAAAACAGAATCATCTCGTTTTCAGTCCATCCCTTGCCTTTCTATCCCTGGTAACCCAGTTTATGCTGTTTATTCCTACCTATCTGTCCAATATACGGATCTATCCTCTTGCCGCAGGCTTTACAACGCTTCAGCTCCTGAGGATTTTATGTTCATTGAAAGTGCATTTTCTTTGAAGTGGTCGAAATCAATATGTGGAAGCTGCCCAGGAGGAGGAAAAATATGCAGACTGAAGAAGAGTAATAGCACGGAACCAGAAACTGAATGTATTAAAGTTAAAG gtGTATCGAAGAAAATAATTGTGACAG GTGCaatctttggtttttttcttctcgTGTTAGTGATTGTTATGCTTTATCGTGTCTATAGCTCAGATAAAGTAGAAAGAGAGAATAGAGTAAAGGTTAAAAAGTTTCTAGAAGACTATGAAGCTCTCAAGCCCTCAAGATACTCCTATGTTGATGTTAAAAGGATCACAAGTCAATTCAAAGATAAATTAGGCCAAGGAGGATATGGAACTGTGTACAAAGGAAAGCTTTCAGATGAAGTTTTTGTTGCAGTAAAAATCCTTAACAATTCTCAAGGAAATGGGGAAGAGTTCATTAATGAAGTGGCAACAATGGGTACAATCCACCATGTTAATATAGTTCGTTTAGTTGGATTTTGTGCTGATAGATTTAAACGAGCTCTAATTTATGAGTACTTACCAAATGAGTCATTGGAGAAGTTCATATTTTCAAGAGTTGTCAAGAACTATACACTTAGTTGgaagaaacttcaagaaattgcTATAGGTATAGCAAAAGGAATTGAGTATCTTCATCAAGGTTGTGATAAAAGAATCcttcattttgatatcaaacctCATAATATTTTACTTGACCACAACTTTAATCCAAAGATTTCTGACTTTGGTTTAGCCAAATTGTGCTCCAAGGAACAAAGTGCAGTCTCTATGACAATTGTAAGGGGAACAATGGGTTATATCGCTCCAGAAGTGTTATCTAGGAATTTTGGGAATGTATCTTATAAGTcagatgtttatagttttggaatgttaTTACTTGAAATGGTTGGAGGAAGGAAGAACATTGATGTTAGTGTGGAGAGTACTAGCCAAGTATACTTCCCAGAATGGATTTATAATCATTTGGATATAGGGGAAGAATTGCATATTCGAATTGAAGAAGAAGGAGATGTTGAGATTGCAAAGAAATTAGCAATTGTGGGACTTTCATGTATTCAGTGGTGTCCAGTGGATCGTCCTTCCATGAAAATTGTAGTTCAAATGTTGGAAGGAGAAGGAGACAAGTTAACCATGCCTCCTAACCCTTTTGCTTCAACAATTCCAACAAACTTGAGCAAGCCAGGAAGAGTTTTTCAACAAGAGTTGGCAATAATTTCAGAACTAgagtaa
- the LOC132255330 gene encoding uncharacterized protein LOC132255330: MMFREAKLVALALFHTFLLAICAANGNQICRPSSCGEIQNISNPFRLKGDPSGCGDPDYELVCENNRAMVSGREGEKYYVADINYDHYTIRVVDPGVEKGNCLSTPLYFLTREISDYYGIYYLERTGMTSTAVLMNCDQPISDGSCIPITPCNATSSSSQAYVYALVGGESMEVGDIKYSCTISKTIITQFLKPGNLSMSDLQEMLLLGLELSFLSFRCKSECRVKGLECDVNYGSHTVQCYKRMSNVYFYPFMYLFACKHKSLQHVITYN; encoded by the coding sequence ATGATGTTTAGAGAAGCAAAACTTGTGGCGTTAGCGCTCTTCCACACTTTCTTGCTTGCAATTTGTGCTGCTAATGGAAACCAGATTTGCAGACCCTCTTCTTGTGGAGAGATTCAAAACATCAGCAACCCTTTCCGATTGAAAGGTGATCCATCGGGGTGTGGTGATCCTGACTATGAATTGGTCTGCGAAAACAATCGTGCTATGGTAAGCGGCCGGGAGGGTGAGAAATACTATGTTGCTGACATCAACTACGATCACTATACCATTCGGGTAGTGGATCCTGGGGTCGAAAAGGGCAACTGTCTCTCAACTCCTCTCTATTTCTTGACAAGAGAAATCTCTGATTATTACGGTATATATTATTTGGAGCGGACGGGAATGACAAGTACAGCAGTTTTAATGAATTGCGACCAGCCAATAAGTGACGGCAGCTGCATTCCTATCACTCCTTGCAATGCGACTTCATCTTCCTCACAAGCATATGTTTATGCACTAGTCGGAGGCGAGTCCATGGAAGTAGGAGATATTAAGTATTCATGCACCATCAGCAAGACTATTATTACTCAATTCTTGAAGCCCGGCAATCTTTCAATGTCAGATTTGCAAGAAATGCTGCTTCTGGGGCTTGAACTTTCATTCTTGAGCTTCCGCTGCAAAAGCGAATGCAGGGTGAAAGGGCTAGAATGCGACGTGAATTATGGCAGTCATACCGTACAGTGCTACAAGCGTATGAgcaatgtttatttttatccattCATGTATTTATTTGCTTGCAAGCATAAGTCCCTTCAACATGTTATAACTTATAACTAA
- the LOC100853733 gene encoding rust resistance kinase Lr10-like — MAMIIIGRAVIGILCLFAYLIYKFRRRHLSLDDDIEEFLHNYQNLRPIKYTYSDIKKMTYNFKHKLGQGGFGFVYKGKLRSGRIVAVKMLVMSKANGQDFMNEVATIGRIHHVNVVRLVGFCIQRSKWALIYDYMPNGSLDKFVFLDQGNNIPLSWERLYKIALGVGCGIEYLHQGCDMQILHFDIKPHNILLDEDFTPKVSDFGLAKLYSTDESIVSLTAARGTLGYIAPELFYKNIGGVSFKADVYSFGMLLLEMVGKRKNVNAFARHSSQIYFPSWIYDRYDQGEDMEMGDATEDEKKYVRKMVIVALWCVQMKPMDRPSMSKTLEMLEGEIELLKMPPKPTLWSIENHEQSMVEVPISSSNSMGTISLNGR; from the exons ATGG CCATGATCATTATCGGACGAGCTGTGATTGGTATTTTGTGCCTCTTTGCCTATTTAATTTACAAGTTTCGACGGAGACACTTATCATTAGATGATGATATTGAAGAATTCCTACATAACTACCAAAATCTTCGACCAATCAAATACACATATTCAGACATAAAGAAGATGACTTATAATTTTAAGCATAAATTAGGTCAAGGAGGTTTTGGTTTTGTGTACAAAGGAAAACTCCGAAGTGGCCGCATTGTAGCTGTGAAAATGTTGGTTATGTCAAAGGCTAATGGGCAAGATTTTATGAATGAAGTTGCTACAATTGGAAGAATTCATCATGTTAATGTGGTGAGACTTGTTGGATTTTGCATACAGAGATCAAAATGGGCCCTTATATATGACTACATGCCCAATGGATCTCTTGATaagtttgtttttcttgatCAAGGCAACAACATTCCTTTGAGTTGGGAAAGATTATACAAGATTGCACTTGGAGTAGGATGTGGGATCGAATACTTACATCAAGGGTGTGATatgcaaattcttcattttgatatcaagccaCACAACATTCTTCTCGATGAAGACTTCACACCAAAAGTTTCAGATTTCGGTCTTGCAAAATTATACTCAACAGATGAAAGTATTGTATCACTTACTGCTGCTAGAGGAACCTTGGGCTACATTGCTCCTGAATTGTTCTACAAAAACATTGGAGGTGTATCATTTAAGgctgatgtttatagttttggaatgttgttaTTGGAAATGgtgggaaaaaggaagaatgtgAATGCATTTGCAAGGCATTCAAGTCAAATATATTTCCCATCATGGATTTATGATAGATATGATCAAGGAGAGGACATGGAAATGGGAGATGCCACTGAGGATGAAAAAAAGTATGTAAGGAAAATGGTGATAGTTgcgctatggtgtgtacaaatGAAGCCTATGGATCGTCCTTCAATGAGCAAAACATTGGAGATGCTTGAAGGAGAGATTGAACTATTGAAAATGCCTCCTAAGCCAACTCTATGGTCTATCGAGAATCATGAGCAATCCATGGTAGAGGTACCAatttcatcatccaattccATGGGTACAATCAGCTTAAATGGAAGGTAG